From a region of the Desulfuromonas sp. KJ2020 genome:
- a CDS encoding DDE-type integrase/transposase/recombinase, whose translation MVMHKNIRLTPHDRQKIWQLWQTGEYKVSRLAELYRVSRPTIYKILARARKQEFVPRKSVNDRFRSLKYGLKRLAKVERELEEKRKREARRYNKSYPGELVHFDSKRLPLIKGEDQTLPREYLFVAIDDYSRELYAGVFPDKTQHSAELFLRQVVDECPYTIEYTYSDNGKEFKGTGEHAFVKACNELGIGQKFTRISRPQTNGKAERVIRTIMEMWHQQETFKDRKNRHFSLLRFINFY comes from the coding sequence ATGGTCATGCACAAAAACATTCGGTTAACGCCTCATGATCGGCAGAAGATCTGGCAGCTTTGGCAGACTGGCGAATACAAGGTCAGTCGCCTGGCAGAACTCTACCGGGTTTCGAGGCCAACGATCTACAAGATACTCGCACGGGCCAGGAAGCAGGAGTTTGTACCCCGCAAGAGTGTCAACGATCGTTTTCGTAGCCTCAAGTATGGGCTGAAGCGGCTGGCTAAAGTCGAGCGCGAACTCGAAGAAAAACGAAAAAGAGAAGCCAGACGCTACAACAAATCATATCCTGGAGAGCTGGTTCACTTCGACAGCAAGCGGCTCCCGTTGATCAAGGGCGAAGATCAGACGCTGCCACGCGAGTATCTGTTCGTCGCCATTGATGATTATTCCCGGGAACTCTATGCAGGGGTATTCCCGGACAAGACACAACACAGTGCCGAACTCTTTCTGCGTCAGGTGGTCGATGAATGCCCTTACACCATCGAATACACCTACTCAGACAACGGCAAAGAATTTAAAGGCACTGGCGAACATGCTTTCGTCAAGGCTTGTAACGAACTCGGTATCGGCCAGAAGTTTACGCGGATCAGCCGGCCCCAGACCAACGGCAAAGCCGAGCGTGTTATCCGCACAATCATGGAGATGTGGCATCAGCAGGAGACGTTCAAAGATCGTAAGAACCGCCATTTCAGCCTGCTGCGCTTCATCAACTTTTAC
- a CDS encoding class I SAM-dependent rRNA methyltransferase — protein MPSSLHPLLAELARLPGKTVKLQVSNSAMANLHRGYPWLYAERVKAESHRGQPGDLGVVYDGKGRFVAVGLYDPFSPIRLRVLRASKPGPIDRAFFAERLAAALARRLPLQGTQTDGYRLVHGESDRFPGLVIDRYAGTAVVKIYTHAWIPYLHDCLASLLEQQPLDRLVLRLSRGLREHPDCLHGLREGQILYGEPIRGVLTCRENGLLFEVDPIHGQKTGFFLDQRDNRARVEQLARGKRVLNAFSYNGGFSLAAARGGAVEVTSLDQSGQALDSSKRNFALNADVPTIAAARHHTIEGDAFRAMAELVKQGQKYDLVIIDPPAFAVRRSQVREALNAYGRLAHLGVNLLVAGGDIVLASCSNPVSPEDFRAAVCDAAARAGRPLREIQETGHALDHPLDFAESRYLKCLFAQA, from the coding sequence ATGCCTTCTTCCCTACATCCTCTGTTGGCCGAACTGGCCCGGCTCCCCGGCAAGACCGTAAAGCTGCAGGTCAGCAACTCGGCCATGGCCAATTTGCACCGGGGCTACCCCTGGCTCTACGCCGAACGGGTCAAGGCGGAAAGCCATCGTGGCCAGCCCGGCGATCTTGGCGTGGTGTATGACGGTAAAGGGCGTTTCGTGGCGGTGGGGCTGTACGACCCCTTCTCACCTATCCGCCTGCGCGTCCTGCGGGCCAGTAAGCCCGGCCCTATCGACCGTGCCTTTTTCGCCGAACGTCTCGCCGCTGCCCTGGCCCGCCGCCTGCCGCTGCAAGGGACGCAGACGGACGGTTATCGCCTGGTTCATGGTGAAAGTGACCGGTTTCCCGGCCTGGTCATCGACCGTTATGCAGGCACGGCGGTGGTGAAAATCTATACACACGCCTGGATTCCGTATTTGCATGACTGCCTGGCGAGCCTGCTGGAGCAACAGCCTCTCGATCGGCTGGTCCTGCGTCTGAGTCGGGGGTTGCGGGAGCATCCCGATTGCCTGCACGGCCTCAGGGAAGGCCAGATTCTCTACGGCGAGCCTATCCGCGGCGTACTGACCTGTCGGGAGAACGGGCTGCTTTTTGAAGTGGATCCCATCCATGGCCAGAAAACCGGCTTTTTTCTCGATCAGCGCGACAACCGGGCCAGGGTTGAGCAGCTGGCCCGGGGCAAGCGGGTCCTCAATGCCTTTTCCTATAACGGCGGCTTTTCTCTCGCGGCGGCCCGCGGCGGCGCCGTTGAGGTGACCAGTCTCGATCAGAGTGGCCAGGCGCTGGATTCGTCGAAGCGCAACTTTGCTCTTAATGCCGATGTGCCGACCATTGCCGCGGCCCGCCACCACACCATTGAGGGCGATGCCTTTCGGGCTATGGCCGAACTGGTGAAACAGGGCCAAAAGTACGACCTGGTGATCATTGACCCGCCCGCCTTTGCGGTGCGGCGCAGCCAGGTCCGGGAAGCGCTCAACGCTTATGGCCGCCTCGCCCACCTCGGGGTCAATCTGCTTGTCGCCGGTGGGGATATCGTTCTCGCCTCCTGCTCGAATCCCGTGAGCCCTGAGGATTTTCGGGCGGCCGTCTGTGACGCCGCTGCCCGGGCCGGACGTCCCCTGCGGGAGATTCAGGAGACCGGTCATGCCCTCGATCATCCCCTAGACTTTGCCGAAAGCCGCTATCTCAAGTGTCTGTTCGCCCAGGCGTAG
- a CDS encoding cold-shock protein, with translation MAEGTVKWFNDAKGFGFIEQDNGPDVFVHFSEIQGDGFKSLAEGDRVSFEVTQGQKGPQSANVRRI, from the coding sequence ATGGCAGAAGGTACAGTAAAGTGGTTTAACGATGCAAAGGGTTTTGGTTTTATCGAGCAGGACAACGGACCTGATGTTTTCGTTCATTTTTCTGAAATCCAGGGCGACGGCTTCAAGTCTCTCGCCGAGGGCGATCGCGTCAGCTTTGAGGTAACTCAGGGCCAGAAGGGTCCCCAGTCGGCTAATGTCCGCCGCATATAA
- the selB gene encoding selenocysteine-specific translation elongation factor, translated as MSLKTEHHVIIGTAGHVDHGKTELIRALTGKETDRLKEEKARGISIDIGFAPFRLPSGEIVGVVDVPGHERFISNMLAGIGGIDLVLLVVDVNEGVMPQTHEHLQILDLLQVPRGIVVLTKCDLAEPDWVDIVEEEVREEISGTFLKDAPCCRVSSITGEGILELVKTIAEEVKALASKDADGPLRLPVDRHFTVAGFGTVVTGTLLSGTVRPGDTLEVLPPGETTRVREVQVHSKKVDAAFAGQRVALNLTGIERSRLQRGAVVGTPGIFEQTDRIDVRLTLLADAPRPLKFRDPVHFYLGTAKVVGMVALLDRDTMEPGESAIVQIHLDRPLVAHREDRFIIRSYSPMTTIGGGKVIDPKPVKHRRFREEIMSALAELESGEKSFLLQKLSQQGCARVKELELISGMGKERITDHLQTLEQDGKVVLLGDQWTISESIRSWLHQLQEETKRFLGQNPLLPGIPHATLKNTLPAALSAKGFEQLLEQAVAEGLLAQQGEWVAIPGYVPTPSEAQARDINRIEEAYRNAGFLAKNKREMLDQLGLSAEKADPYFGFLFAQERLVRLSEESFFHVETYQLAVDALRKHFASQQTLTLAQFRDILGSARKQTQAVLEHFDSLKYTMRRGDERVAWKLPPA; from the coding sequence ATGAGCCTGAAGACCGAACATCACGTCATCATCGGCACGGCCGGCCACGTCGACCACGGCAAGACGGAGCTCATCCGCGCCCTCACGGGCAAGGAGACGGATCGTCTCAAGGAAGAGAAGGCCCGCGGCATTTCCATCGATATCGGCTTTGCCCCGTTTCGGCTGCCCAGCGGCGAGATCGTCGGGGTGGTCGACGTCCCCGGCCACGAGCGCTTCATTAGCAACATGCTGGCCGGCATCGGCGGCATCGACCTGGTGCTGCTGGTGGTCGATGTCAATGAGGGCGTCATGCCCCAGACCCATGAGCATCTGCAGATTCTCGATCTGCTGCAGGTCCCCAGGGGCATTGTGGTATTGACCAAGTGCGACCTGGCCGAACCGGACTGGGTCGATATCGTCGAAGAAGAGGTACGCGAGGAGATCAGTGGCACCTTTCTCAAGGATGCCCCCTGCTGCCGGGTCTCTTCCATCACCGGCGAAGGGATCCTCGAACTGGTCAAGACCATTGCCGAAGAGGTCAAGGCTTTGGCAAGCAAAGATGCCGACGGCCCCCTGCGCCTCCCCGTCGACCGCCACTTCACCGTGGCCGGCTTCGGCACGGTGGTGACCGGCACCCTGCTGTCGGGCACGGTGCGCCCCGGCGACACCCTTGAGGTGCTGCCGCCGGGGGAGACGACTCGCGTACGCGAGGTGCAGGTGCACAGCAAAAAGGTCGACGCCGCCTTCGCCGGGCAGCGCGTCGCCCTCAACCTGACGGGGATCGAGCGCTCCCGACTGCAGCGCGGCGCGGTCGTAGGCACCCCGGGCATCTTCGAGCAGACGGACCGCATCGACGTGCGCCTGACCCTGCTGGCCGATGCCCCTCGCCCCCTCAAGTTCCGCGATCCGGTGCACTTCTACCTCGGCACCGCCAAGGTGGTGGGGATGGTCGCCCTGCTCGACCGTGACACCATGGAGCCGGGCGAAAGCGCCATCGTGCAGATCCACCTCGATCGTCCCCTGGTCGCTCACCGCGAAGACCGCTTCATCATCCGCTCCTATTCCCCCATGACCACCATCGGCGGCGGCAAGGTCATCGACCCCAAGCCCGTCAAACACCGCCGCTTCCGCGAGGAGATCATGTCGGCCCTGGCCGAGCTGGAATCGGGGGAGAAATCTTTCCTGCTGCAGAAGCTCAGTCAGCAGGGGTGCGCCAGAGTGAAGGAGCTCGAACTCATCTCCGGCATGGGCAAGGAGCGCATCACCGACCATCTGCAGACCCTGGAACAGGACGGCAAGGTGGTCCTGCTCGGCGACCAGTGGACCATCAGCGAATCGATCCGCTCCTGGCTGCACCAGCTGCAGGAGGAGACCAAACGGTTCCTCGGCCAGAACCCGCTGCTGCCCGGCATTCCCCACGCCACCCTGAAGAACACCCTGCCGGCGGCCCTGTCGGCCAAGGGTTTCGAGCAATTGCTGGAACAGGCCGTGGCCGAAGGCCTCCTCGCCCAACAGGGTGAATGGGTGGCCATCCCCGGCTACGTGCCGACCCCTTCCGAGGCCCAGGCCCGGGATATCAACCGCATCGAAGAGGCCTACCGCAACGCCGGCTTTCTCGCCAAGAACAAGCGGGAGATGCTCGATCAGCTCGGCCTGAGCGCCGAGAAGGCCGATCCCTACTTCGGCTTCCTCTTTGCCCAGGAGCGGCTGGTGCGCCTGAGCGAAGAATCCTTCTTCCACGTCGAGACCTACCAGCTAGCTGTCGACGCGCTGCGTAAACACTTCGCCAGCCAGCAAACCCTGACCCTGGCCCAGTTCCGCGATATCCTGGGGAGCGCCCGCAAGCAGACGCAGGCTGTCCTCGAACACTTCGACTCCCTCAAGTACACCATGCGGCGGGGAGACGAACGGGTGGCCTGGAAGCTGCCACCCGCTTAA
- the selD gene encoding selenide, water dikinase SelD produces MAEKTRLSSLARSAGUAAKLGPETLAQVLCHLPTYNNDNLLSAAIPFADAGIYRLAEDMALVQSIDFFTPVVDDPFLYGQIAAANALSDIYTVGGRPLTALNLVGFPTCSLGTEMLTRILQGGADKVLEAGAVVVGGHSVQDDEPKFGLAVTGLVDPRRMVTTQGARAGDVLVLTKPLGTGLLTTAIKGEVLQEGDIPEALQGMSLLNRRASEIMMEVGISACTDVTGFGLLGHALEMAEASSVCLELEGAALPAYPRALEMADMGLVPEGSYANRAYYLPRVEQAAQASRAVLDLIADPQTSGGLLMAVPEARADSLCAKLREGGGQAFVIGRVLPAPAARLRLR; encoded by the coding sequence ATGGCCGAGAAGACACGCCTCAGCAGCCTGGCTCGCAGCGCCGGCTGAGCGGCCAAATTGGGTCCCGAGACCCTGGCACAGGTTCTGTGCCATCTACCGACATATAACAACGACAACCTGCTGTCCGCCGCCATCCCCTTCGCCGACGCCGGCATCTACCGCCTTGCCGAAGACATGGCCCTGGTGCAGTCCATCGACTTCTTCACGCCCGTGGTCGATGATCCCTTTCTCTACGGTCAGATTGCCGCCGCCAACGCTCTCTCTGATATCTACACCGTGGGGGGCAGGCCGCTGACCGCCCTGAATCTGGTGGGTTTTCCCACATGTTCCCTGGGGACGGAGATGCTGACCCGCATTCTGCAGGGGGGCGCCGACAAGGTGCTGGAAGCGGGCGCCGTGGTGGTAGGGGGGCATTCCGTGCAGGATGACGAACCCAAGTTCGGTCTGGCGGTCACGGGCCTGGTCGATCCGCGCCGCATGGTCACCACCCAAGGGGCCAGGGCGGGCGACGTCCTCGTGCTCACCAAGCCGCTAGGTACGGGGTTGCTGACCACGGCCATCAAAGGGGAAGTGCTGCAGGAGGGGGATATCCCCGAGGCGCTGCAGGGCATGTCCCTGCTCAACCGGCGGGCCAGTGAAATTATGATGGAGGTGGGGATTTCGGCCTGCACCGACGTCACCGGTTTCGGCTTGCTCGGCCACGCCCTGGAGATGGCCGAAGCCAGCAGCGTCTGTCTGGAACTGGAAGGAGCAGCGCTGCCGGCCTATCCGCGCGCCTTGGAGATGGCCGACATGGGCCTGGTACCCGAAGGGAGCTACGCCAACCGCGCCTACTATCTGCCCCGGGTGGAACAGGCGGCGCAGGCGTCCCGCGCCGTGCTCGATTTAATCGCCGATCCGCAGACCTCCGGCGGCCTGCTCATGGCTGTACCGGAGGCCCGGGCGGACAGCCTCTGTGCCAAGCTGCGCGAGGGGGGCGGTCAGGCCTTCGTCATCGGCCGCGTACTGCCCGCACCGGCGGCCCGCTTGCGGCTGCGCTAA
- a CDS encoding GTP pyrophosphokinase family protein, translating to MASLDFEQEKRAFRKFYDSNRSHFEEAKNAYTRVIKAMLKDSGIEEVTKIEGRIKEREECIKKFQRKYQGKLEADETPYEIKDYISDLLGIRIVCLYDDQVGAVSDSLKEHFRIIDVTDKITALESTEDLFGYKGLHMDLEPKAEIASRFGSHPHAAYPFEVQIRSLIQDAWSVLDHKIKYKKSIPSDLKRRINVLSALFELADREFREIRNATQELLQQEKATPVSDGTAGSGGVNGESLAANSGRTINVFSFLRIAGHFFRDFEFTDYKVDNFVQVILKMDPDFHKSDLHKSLIENLKAVKDYRQDYLEENPDNTFSPYTVIRHCLFLYDRDIFGRILSRGSRERFEAWLRQAE from the coding sequence TTGGCCTCGCTCGATTTTGAACAGGAAAAACGCGCTTTTCGCAAATTCTATGACAGCAACAGGAGCCATTTTGAAGAGGCCAAGAACGCCTATACCCGGGTCATCAAGGCCATGCTCAAAGACTCCGGCATTGAGGAGGTAACCAAGATCGAAGGGCGGATCAAAGAAAGGGAAGAGTGCATCAAAAAGTTTCAGCGCAAATACCAGGGCAAACTCGAAGCCGATGAAACCCCCTACGAAATCAAGGATTATATTTCGGATCTGCTCGGTATTCGCATCGTCTGTCTTTATGATGATCAGGTGGGCGCTGTCTCGGACTCACTGAAGGAGCACTTTCGCATCATCGATGTCACCGACAAGATCACCGCCCTGGAAAGCACCGAGGATCTGTTCGGCTACAAAGGGCTCCACATGGATCTGGAACCCAAGGCTGAAATAGCGTCCCGCTTCGGCAGCCATCCCCATGCCGCCTATCCCTTCGAGGTGCAGATACGCTCCCTGATCCAGGATGCCTGGAGCGTGCTGGATCATAAGATCAAGTACAAGAAGTCGATCCCCAGTGACCTCAAGCGTCGCATCAATGTTCTGTCGGCCCTTTTCGAGTTGGCTGACCGGGAGTTCCGCGAGATCCGCAATGCCACTCAGGAGTTGCTGCAGCAGGAAAAGGCCACCCCGGTGAGTGATGGAACCGCCGGTTCGGGGGGTGTCAATGGCGAAAGTCTGGCGGCGAACAGTGGCCGGACCATTAACGTTTTCAGCTTTTTGCGTATCGCCGGACATTTCTTCCGGGATTTCGAATTTACCGACTACAAAGTCGACAACTTCGTGCAGGTCATCCTCAAGATGGACCCGGATTTTCACAAGTCAGACCTGCACAAGAGCCTCATCGAGAACCTCAAAGCGGTGAAGGACTATCGCCAGGATTACCTGGAAGAAAATCCCGACAATACGTTCAGCCCTTATACCGTTATCCGCCACTGCCTGTTCCTCTACGATCGGGATATCTTTGGCCGCATCCTCTCCCGCGGCTCGCGGGAGCGCTTCGAAGCCTGGTTGCGGCAGGCGGAGTGA
- the selA gene encoding L-seryl-tRNA(Sec) selenium transferase has product MDKNELLRQLPAVDRLLNAPAMQAMVTVCPHIILLEAAQQTVAGLRQAVLATDAQSHTIDLSVEAVARQAARLAARKLQPSLRHVINATGTLLHTNLGRAPLSDKALAAIDQVARTYSNLEFDLHTGQRGHRYSHIDELLCRLTGAEAAAVVNNNAGAVLLALTALAQGKEAIVSRGELVEIGGAFRVPDVMAAGGVILKEVGTTNKTHLKDYRTAIGEHTGLLLKVHTSNYRIVGFSSQVPAADMVDLGREHNIPVMEDLGSGMLFDLSSYGLPREPTVSEAVAAGIDVLTFSGDKLLGGPQAGLIVGKKWAIDKIRHHPLARALRIDKLTLAALEATLRHYLDQQEALRELPVLQMLAMTEADVKKRARRLQQKIRTALADQVDTAIVAEASQVGGGALPLTELPGYAVALTPRNCSVEELAIRLRQGNIPLVGRLQEGRLLLNPRTIFAAEETLVVTALKEALED; this is encoded by the coding sequence ATGGATAAAAACGAGCTTCTGCGCCAGCTGCCCGCCGTTGACCGCCTGCTCAACGCTCCTGCCATGCAGGCCATGGTGACGGTCTGTCCCCACATCATTTTGCTTGAAGCGGCGCAGCAGACCGTGGCTGGCCTGCGTCAGGCGGTGCTGGCGACGGACGCCCAGAGTCACACCATCGACCTGTCGGTGGAGGCGGTGGCGCGTCAGGCGGCCCGCCTGGCAGCCCGCAAGCTGCAACCGTCACTGCGCCACGTCATCAACGCCACCGGCACCCTGCTGCACACCAATCTGGGTCGAGCCCCTCTGAGCGACAAGGCCCTGGCGGCCATCGATCAGGTCGCGCGCACCTATTCGAATCTGGAGTTTGATCTGCATACCGGCCAGCGGGGGCATCGCTATTCCCATATTGATGAGCTTTTGTGCCGGCTGACTGGCGCCGAAGCCGCCGCCGTGGTCAACAACAACGCCGGCGCCGTACTGCTGGCGCTGACCGCCCTGGCTCAGGGCAAAGAGGCCATCGTCAGCCGCGGCGAACTGGTGGAGATCGGCGGCGCTTTCCGCGTCCCCGATGTCATGGCCGCCGGGGGAGTGATCCTCAAGGAAGTCGGCACCACCAACAAAACGCACCTGAAGGACTATCGCACCGCCATTGGTGAGCATACCGGCCTGCTGCTCAAGGTGCACACCAGCAACTACCGCATCGTCGGCTTCTCGTCGCAGGTGCCCGCCGCAGACATGGTCGATCTCGGTCGGGAGCACAATATCCCGGTCATGGAGGATCTGGGTAGCGGCATGCTCTTCGACCTCTCGAGCTACGGCCTGCCCCGCGAACCGACGGTAAGCGAAGCGGTGGCCGCCGGTATCGACGTACTGACCTTCAGCGGCGACAAGCTGCTGGGCGGCCCGCAGGCCGGGCTTATCGTCGGCAAAAAGTGGGCGATCGACAAGATCCGCCATCATCCGCTGGCCCGCGCCCTGCGCATCGACAAGCTGACTTTGGCAGCCCTGGAGGCGACCCTGCGTCACTATCTCGACCAGCAGGAGGCCCTGCGCGAACTGCCCGTACTGCAGATGCTGGCCATGACCGAGGCGGATGTCAAAAAGCGCGCCCGGCGGCTGCAACAGAAAATCCGTACGGCCCTGGCCGACCAGGTCGACACCGCCATCGTTGCCGAAGCTTCCCAGGTCGGCGGCGGCGCCCTCCCTTTGACCGAACTGCCCGGCTATGCCGTGGCTCTCACCCCCAGGAACTGCTCCGTGGAAGAACTGGCCATCCGCCTGCGACAGGGAAATATCCCGCTGGTCGGCCGCCTGCAGGAGGGGCGTCTGCTCCTCAATCCCCGCACCATCTTTGCCGCCGAGGAGACCCTGGTGGTCACCGCTCTGAAAGAGGCGCTGGAGGACTGA
- a CDS encoding ferritin family protein, with translation MNVFEVAMKMEDDGKAYYQKLAAQTAHEGLHKIFLQLAEDEQKHHDIFKRLKEKTPTSMQKSTALEQAKNVFETLIASRTNLTIAGDLDGYRHAMKLEANSFRFYEEAAAKEQDAKVKELLLQIAGEEQKHFNILQNVYDFVNAPNQFLAWAEFSNLGEFRNFGRDSTI, from the coding sequence ATGAATGTGTTTGAGGTCGCCATGAAAATGGAAGACGACGGCAAGGCGTATTACCAGAAGCTGGCCGCGCAGACAGCGCATGAAGGCTTGCATAAGATTTTCCTGCAACTGGCGGAGGACGAGCAGAAGCACCACGACATTTTCAAGAGACTGAAAGAGAAGACGCCGACTTCCATGCAGAAATCCACCGCGCTGGAGCAGGCCAAAAACGTCTTCGAGACACTCATCGCCAGCAGAACTAACCTGACCATCGCGGGGGATCTGGACGGCTATCGCCACGCCATGAAACTGGAAGCAAACAGCTTTCGTTTTTACGAGGAAGCGGCCGCAAAGGAACAGGACGCTAAGGTAAAAGAGCTGCTGCTGCAGATCGCCGGCGAAGAGCAGAAGCATTTCAATATTCTGCAGAACGTCTACGACTTCGTGAACGCGCCGAACCAGTTCCTGGCCTGGGCCGAATTCAGCAATCTCGGTGAGTTCCGCAATTTTGGGCGCGACAGCACGATCTAG
- a CDS encoding MBL fold metallo-hydrolase RNA specificity domain-containing protein, which translates to MRITFQGAARTVTGSQHLIEVNGKSILLDCGLFQGKRKEAFELNRSTLCDGGDIDCLILSHAHIDHSGRIPCLVRNGFRGDIFCTSATRDLCAVMLMDSAFIQEKDVEYVNRRRQKKRQRLFEPLYTREDVARSMDYFVGLGYNRRHRLFPGVDLTLVDAGHMLGSAHVILDIDDRDTGRQQRLVFSGDIGRPDIPIIRDPVPLSEGADILIMESTYGDSTHPPYPDSERELERIVNETVNRGGCLLIPAFAVGRTQQLVYALHKLHNEGAIPNLPIFVDSPLATRTTEIFRLHPEVYDAEIREFLLTDDDKNPFGFGLLQYTQTVEQSKALNSLKVPAIIISASGMLEGGRILHHLRNRIGDARNTILLTSWQAPNTLGRKLVEQEKDIRIFGEDFHVNARIEVLTGFSGHADREGLLDFVRVMAKKPRRTFIVHGEDEAATSLAQTLHQELGLKEVSIPTPQQSVTID; encoded by the coding sequence ATGAGGATCACCTTCCAGGGCGCCGCCCGTACCGTGACCGGTTCCCAGCATCTTATCGAGGTCAACGGCAAATCCATCCTGCTCGATTGCGGCCTCTTTCAGGGCAAGCGCAAGGAAGCATTTGAGCTGAACCGCAGCACCCTGTGCGATGGAGGGGATATCGACTGTCTTATCCTTTCGCACGCGCATATCGATCACTCGGGGCGCATCCCCTGCCTGGTGCGCAATGGTTTCAGGGGGGATATTTTCTGTACGTCGGCAACGCGGGATCTGTGCGCCGTCATGCTGATGGACAGCGCCTTTATTCAGGAAAAGGACGTCGAGTACGTCAACCGCCGTCGTCAGAAGAAGCGGCAGCGGCTGTTTGAGCCGCTCTATACGCGGGAGGATGTGGCCCGCTCCATGGACTATTTCGTGGGCCTGGGTTACAACCGCCGCCATCGGCTTTTTCCCGGTGTTGATCTGACGCTGGTCGATGCCGGCCACATGCTCGGCAGCGCCCATGTCATTCTCGATATCGATGACCGCGACACGGGGCGGCAGCAGCGTCTGGTATTCAGCGGCGACATCGGCCGCCCGGACATCCCCATCATCCGCGACCCGGTGCCGTTGAGCGAGGGGGCGGACATTCTGATCATGGAGAGCACTTACGGCGACAGCACCCACCCGCCCTACCCCGATTCGGAGCGGGAGTTGGAGCGTATCGTCAACGAGACCGTCAATCGTGGCGGCTGCCTGCTCATCCCCGCCTTTGCCGTGGGACGCACGCAGCAGCTGGTCTACGCCCTGCACAAGCTGCATAACGAAGGGGCTATTCCCAACCTGCCCATCTTCGTCGACAGTCCCCTGGCCACCCGCACCACCGAGATTTTCCGGCTGCATCCCGAGGTCTACGACGCCGAAATCCGCGAGTTTCTGCTGACCGACGACGACAAGAATCCTTTCGGCTTCGGCCTGCTGCAGTACACCCAGACGGTAGAGCAGTCGAAGGCGCTCAACAGCCTGAAGGTGCCGGCAATCATCATCAGCGCCAGCGGCATGCTGGAGGGGGGACGTATTCTGCACCACCTGCGCAACCGTATTGGCGACGCGCGCAACACAATTTTGCTGACGAGCTGGCAGGCGCCCAACACCTTGGGTCGCAAGCTGGTGGAGCAGGAGAAGGACATCCGTATTTTTGGTGAGGATTTCCACGTAAATGCCCGCATCGAGGTACTGACCGGCTTCTCCGGCCACGCCGACCGCGAAGGGCTGCTGGATTTCGTCCGGGTCATGGCCAAGAAGCCGCGGCGGACCTTCATCGTCCACGGCGAGGACGAGGCCGCGACCAGTCTGGCCCAGACCCTGCACCAGGAATTGGGCCTCAAGGAGGTCAGCATCCCCACCCCCCAGCAATCCGTTACAATCGATTGA